A region of the Ranitomeya imitator isolate aRanImi1 chromosome 5, aRanImi1.pri, whole genome shotgun sequence genome:
ccggttcagcatgcggctgccggtaggggcccggtgagcagataagacggggcccgatgcgggccccctctgctcaccgggccccatacgccagtcacggccgtcatgccctgatggcggccctgtttcaCATGACTGTCGGACGAAATATGgtaaaattatagctgtctaaatatggcaatgcaaaaaaacaaactagtttttccaataaaaagcatcttagtaagggcttgtttccatttgcgagaaacatgtccgtgtctcgcatgtggaaacgaagctctggtgccggcacttcggagcggagcgtgcggctccatgtgttgctatgcggccgcacgctctgcttcggagtgccggcaccagagcttcgtttccacatgcgagacacggacgtgtttctcgcaaatggaaacaagccctaactctgctgcctcatcatagtgaatggatcccttgtgggtttcatctgtcacgtcactcatagatttagatggaaaccccaaagcgctcagcgtagagcaacGAATAattgtgatcctaaatgttatgcaaaaagttcccaataaaagcttcaactcaatccacaaaaaaagcaaatccccactcaggtccgcCAGCTGTCAATGGAAATACACAGGGTTTTTTTAcgctactggtagtacaaaggctctggaagagCAACATGGCTCCTTGCCCcattaagaaaaaatatatatgtaaaaaaaaaaaaaaagctaattttGCACTCTAAAATCCAAATCCTCTCGTGAGCCCCAgtatgtctaaaccacatttagtgcccacatttggcatttctgtagcgatgagagcccatcTATTTAGTGGGTGCATGCCTCTggcagcatgagctgggcataatgtactggtcactacagtggcagtttgcaattttcactcagcaacaaccattgctgtttgtttctggataacacctatggagtcaaaatagtcacaacacctgtagataatttccaaaatgtggtcacttgggggggaggggggtattCAGCTTGTCTAGAACTTAGGGGCTCTatttatggagtccacaaactattctaggaaaatctgtgctccaggaggcaaatagcgctccgtccctcccgagtctcttcgtaaggctaagcagtactgtacagccatatacaggatatttctacatttagcagaaattgtgggacaaattttggtgccatttttacccatttccaagtttaaaaatgtaaaatttggggccaacacacaatcttggtggtaaaaatgtaattatttttttctttactgcccaatggtagaAGATTCTTTGACACATCTGTGgtctcaatatgatcactgcacccctagataaattcattgaggtaTAGTTaaattggggtcacttatggggagaggggttctgttctggcacctctggggctctgccaatgtgtcatggcatcctcaaaccagtgcagaaaaatctgcacggtaatttggcactacttcccttccgagctttgcacgGTGTCTAAAAATGTATTTTTCAAGCACATATggagtatctgtgtactcaggagaaattgcacaataaattttagtgttcattttctcctgttatccttgtgaaaatgcaaaatttggggctaaaaaaacaacatttttgggggctcaatgttataaacttctgtgaagcacttgggggtttaaggtgctcaatacacatctacacAAGTTcactgtggggtctagtttccaaaatggtgtcacttgtgggggtttccactgtttaagcacatcaggggctctccaaatgaaaaatggcatccactaattattccagcaaattttccattcaaaaagtcaaatgttgccccttctaagctctgccgtgcgcccaaacagtgcttttcccccccacatatggggtatcggcatgcttaggagaaattgctcaacaaattgtagtttccattttctactgttacctttgtgaaagtaaaaaaaaaataaaaaattggatctaTAAGAAAATTTGTGTGAAaagaagttaaatgtttattttttccttccacattccattaattcctgtgaagtacctgtagggttaataaacttcttgaatgtggtattgagcaccttgaggggtggttttaagaatggtgtcacttttgggtattttctgtcatatagggccctcaaagtcacttcaaatgcgaggtggcccctaaaaatgagaaatctctggtcaatttttaacccttataacttcctaacaaacaaaaaaaagtttcaaaaattgtggtgatataaattagacatgtgggaaatggtatttattaactattttgtgtgacatgattgatttaaggccataaaaatgaaaagttttaaaaattgctaaattttcgcaagATTTCcatacagtatgtcacaaaaaacaaaaaaaaaacaaacatactccgaatcagtgggatccattgaagcgttccagcgttATGACCAATGAAAgatattggcctggtcaggaaggtgaaaacaggtttcagggtgaaggggttaagtctgTGGTATTACTGCATGGTGATAGCTCTTAAGTGAGTGGATGCAGCAGGCTACATTAGTAGCCTTTATTAAGATGACAAGGGATCTTAGGATCAACTAAGACAAAGTACATAGACCATGAGGAAGGGAATGTGAATGCATAAAATTCTGGCAAAAAAAACCAACAGGATTTTAATGCTGATCTAagactaagttcacatttgcgttgtgcgccgcagcgtcgtcgccgcaacgcacaacgcaaacaaaaacgcagcaaaacgcatgcacatgcggccccatgcggtgccaatgttaaagatagggccgcacgacgcatgcgttttttaaaaggtcggcgccgcacaaaaaatccaacatgttgcgcttgccgcgcccagacaggtgcgccctaacgccgcatgcggcgtaaaacgcaacacaacgcatgcacatgcggccccatgcggcgccaatgttaaagatagggccgcacgacgcatgcgttttgttgcggcggcaacgctgcggcgcaaaccgcaaatgtgaacgtaccctaaaggGTTATTCAAAGTCAGCCATTCACTGCTGATGCAGAAGCTTGGGCTACAGAAACAGCTGAGCGCAGCTGTGCTACAGTGTTCTATAACTCCTGTAGAATTGGAGACCTGGAAATATCATGACACAACCTCTTTAGGTATTGATACAGTCTCGGAAATGAAACTTTATAATTACCAAGAATGACtccaaaattgaaaaataaaatataCTAAAACACAAACTATGACTTTATTTTATTAAAGAAAATGGACAAATAACATGTCTAAATAAATATACACAACATAAACAAgataacaaaaacttttttttttttgcttagctgATTGAAAAAGAAATATTGAAGTCCTAAAAACATAAATAGACATTTCTATGAGTCAGGCTTAATGTGTGGTATTTGTGCAACTATATATCTCATCTGTATGGAGTGAATCATTGTGATATGGACATGTGCGGAGTGTGCACATAACAGAACCGGCACATGCTACAGGAAAGTGCATAAAAAAGTAATCTAAAAGGGTAGAACAAGCAGCACATGAGATAAAGTGTCAAACAACAGAACACTAAATACTGTTAGAACTCACTAGTTTATTAAACGCACAATAAAATAAAGATAAGTGAGAAGTTGGCCTTTATATGTATGAGAGCAGACAAAGGAAGGAGAGGTCAatcagatacagtggggaaaataagtatttgatacactgtcgattttgcaagtttccccgcctacaaagaatagaggtctgtaattttttatcacaggtacacttcaactgtgagagacagaatctaaacataaaaaactgaaaatcacattgtatgatttaaataatgaaattgcattttattgcatgaaataagtatttgatcacctatcaatctatctggctctcacaaacctgttcatttttctttaaagggaacacgtcacctgaatttggcgggaccggttttgggtcatatgggcggagttttcaggtgtttgattcaccctttcattacccgctggctgcatgctggtcgcaatattggattgaagttcattctctgtcctccgtagtacacgcctgcgcaaggcgtgaacttcaatccaatattgcggccagcatgcagccagcgggtaaggaaagggtgaatcaaacacccgaaaactccgcccatatgacccaaaaccagccctgccaaattcaggtgacaggttccctttaagaagtcctccaactctgcactcattacctgtattaattgcacctgtatgaacttgttacttgtataaaagacatctgtccatgcGCAATTACACTCTAACCTCTCCactatggtcaagaccaaagagctgtctaaggataccagggacaaaatggtaaacctgcacaaggctgggatgggttacaggacaataggcaagcagcttgatgagaaTGCAACAACTGTTGGTATAATTATTAGAGAATTGAAGAAACACAAGATCATGATGGATTAAAAGCCTGCAGGGCATTCAAAGCCCCCCGGCTTATGCCAGCACATGtcaaggcctgtttgaagttcgcaAATGACCGTCTCGATGATCCAAAGTTGGCAAGTTGGAAGAAGgtctgagaccaaaatagaactttttggtatcaactccacttgccatgtttggaggaagaaggaggagtacaacctcaagaacaccgtcccaaccatgaagcatggtgggggaaacatcataccttGGGTGAGCTTTTCTGCAAAGGCGACAAGAAAACTGcacagtattgaagggaggatgaagtCATGCATCACGAGATTTCAGCCAACAACTTCCTTCCATCagaaagagcattgaagatgggtcgtggctgggttttctagcatgacaatgatccgaaacacacagccagggcaagtaAAGAGTGGCTCcgtatgaagcatttcaaggtcctggagtggcctatccagCCTCCAGACCTCAACtcaatagaaaatatttggagggagctaaaactcaatgttgcccagcgacaacctcaaaacctgaaagatctgtatggaggagtgggccaaaatccctgctgcagtgtgtgcaaatttggtcaagaaatacaggaaatgtctgacctctgaaattgcaaaaaaaggtttctgtaccaaacattaaagttctgtttttctattgtgtcaaatacttatttcatgcaataaaatgcaaattaattgtcTGATTTTTACAtaatctgattttctggatttttttttttttttaaagattctgtctctcacagttgaagtgtacctacgataaaaatgacagacctctccattctttttttttttggggggggggaggacgGGGGAACTTGCAGAATtggcagtgtattaaatacttatttatcCCACTGTACCAGCGATCACTGTTCGGGGTGGGTTAACCCAAGATCTGATTGGCGGACAGTTCCCCGATATGCGTCTACTCAGGTTTCTATGCAGTAGGCCGGCTGTCTGCGCCACAGTTTAAGGAGTGTAGAATGGAGTGTCGTGATGCATAAAACACATGACAGAACAAGCAACAGGAACAAAACTACTCAAAATACAACTTCAGATGTGCTGCACTTAATGTGAATAGACCCTGTTATATGTATGTGCGCTTAATGGTTCACTTCAAAAGGCAATTAAATTGGACATTTTGGGGATATGCAACCCAAAAATGTTGAGGATGCAGATAGCAACACTGTATTCTTCTTTAGAATGACTCCCTAACCTATGTAGTTAAAAATACACTTCAAGATCCAGCGATAAATATTTGCAGGTAAATCACAAGTGAATTCCTCCTATATGTCTCTCTATATATATTTGAATATGAATTAAAGCATATCAGTGATGAAAGCCATTCTGTGGCCAAAAGCAACCAACAGTCAGACACGTAGGAGCGACAGGTCACCAAGAACAGGATTGGAATCTGACAAATGACAGCTTAAACATGGTTTTTGGTTGCTGATAATTCAGACAAGCTACACAGGCAGTTTTTGGTAAAACATCCATATGCAGAGAGGATCAGTCACCTCTCCGGACAGGTCAGTGTTCGTACACAATGGTAATCCCCATAGAATAACGATACTGGAACATCTTTTGTTATAGGCAAATGCCGTCCTCTGCTATCCCCCTAGAAacgtatgaataaattgacaacttggTGTTACCATTTCTTTGCTAAAAGGGTGTGCACTGGAGGCTGCCACTGATTGGACAGACTGAGGACAGCCCACAACTAACACCGCCCACTTCATGCATTTCTAGGAATAACTAGATGATCCAGAGggatccctaaggctaggttcacattgcgttagagcaatccttttagcggatacgctaacggattgcgctaacgcaatgtccaaaaagggattgcgtttggcaatcccgctagcgcagatgcccgatctgcactagcgaagaacggaccctgaacgctgcaagcaggtccgtccgaaaataacggcacatcgctgacgcatgccaaaaatggcatacgttagcgatgcgttagcacattgcagtcaatgggtgcgctaacggatccgttacattgcgttaattgcgccaatttcgccatgtaacggattccgttagcggacacccactaacacaatgtgaacctagccttatgtggAATACAATTCTAAGAAGAGAGATGTCAGGAGAGCCGACAAGTCCTCTATAAGGCCATTTTGGTCAGGAttgtgcatcagtatttgtaagtcataaTCTATCTATCACCACAGAAGGGGTGCAAATATATATACTTTTAAAATGTATAAAATCTTTCTAAATGTTTAGGCTACACGCCTGATCGTACAAATACTGACTGAAGTACGTCCATCTGAAAGTGGCTTTAGTAGGACAGTAATCTATATGGACATCTTTGGATCGCATAACCAAAAACTCTTCTGTGGCATTTATGCCTTAGGGTGCGCTCTCATCAACACGGATTAAGGCCACAAACTGCGGTTATTGTATATCGGACATTTTACACACTCAATCCTTTGAGAACTACGTTTATCCTATGACAAATTAAAATTACCTAATCTGATCAATATCAAACGATATTTGTAAATCCTTTCAGCCTGTCTGAGGCACATTCAGAGATGAGCTCACCGTCCATTCTAAGAAATGACGGAGCTTCTCCTTGACATTTACTAAAAACTGATAATATAAGCCATTGCTCTAGGAATGCTTTAAGGCAGATGATGGAAGCCTGTATAATTCATGTCCTATTACTACCGAGTCTCCAGCGCTACTCATCGTGTACGGTGTATAAAAAGTCTTTCCTCTCATAAGTGCTTCTGGATGTTAAAGGCACTTGGACGATGTTCCACATTACTTATAGCAATGTTATCACCAACCATGGTGACCAGGAACAGTACGGTCCATATAAACGTGGCAAAAAATGCTTAAATGATAAGAAATGGCTTTCCtcgaagagaaaaaaaaactcccGGAAAGCATGGTTATAAAAATTCAGGAGTCGTCTTCCCGACATATGGCAAATTAAATATTCTCCAGTATCCAGTCATCATTAGAAATAGGAGGTACGGAGAGAGTGAGGTTTCCTTCAGAGTCCTCCCtgacacctttatggaggacaccgGCTTCTTGATAATACTCTTCCTCTTCATCAAAATATCCGTTTTCCATGGCGTATGTGCAGTCTGCACTGGAGGCGGCCTGGCACGCGCCTTTATATTCCTGGATGGATTCATACAGTGAGTAGAGCTGACACAGGAGAGACATGTCAAGTTGTCTTAGCCCGACCTGGGAATACAGAAGAAAGCAGCTTATAACCTGCACAGCATGAGGGTCACAATACAGTCATTACCTGCGGGGCACAATATCTTATTGCTCCCACAAAGTCTCCAGGAGTTTttgttttcttaaagggaacctgtcacccccaaaatcgatggtgagataagctcaccgtcatcaggggcttatctacagcaggggtgtcaaactgcattcctcgagatccgcaaaccatgcatgttttctagatttccttagctttgcacaaggtgctgtaatcattatgtgtgtaggtgattaaattatcacctgtgcagtacaaggaaatcctgaaaacatgacctgtttgcagcccttgaggaatgcagtttgacaccactgatctacagcattctggaaagctgtagataagccgccgatgtaacctgaaagaggagaaaaagaggttagattatactcacccaggggcgttcccgctgcggtccagtcaaatgggtgtctcaggtctgctggggcgcctcccatcttcattccatgacatcctcgtctggtcttcacgccgctcctccggcgcaggcgtactttgtttgccctgttgagggcagagcaaagtactgcagtgcgcaggcgtcgggcctctcggacctttcccggcgcctgcgcactgcggtactttgctctgccctcaacaaggcagacaaagtacgcctgcaccggagccgcggtgtgaagaccagaagaggacgccatggaatgaagatgggaggcgccggagcggacctgagacacccatcagagcaggaccgcccctgggtgagtataatctaacctctttttctcctctttcaggtaacatcggcagcttatctacagcattacagaatgctgtagataagcccctgatgacggtgagcttacctcaccatcaattttgggggtgacaggttccctttaataagattTGTGTTATGTGTCATGGGCTTTTGTGAATTTTTATACAACTTACACAAAACGGAAGGAATTCAGCAAATGTTTTTTGGGGCTTCAGAAAATTGTGAATTTTTTCCTCAACTTGCAGCTACGCGAAATGTTATGATGTATGTTGGCCCTACTACGTTTCTAAGAAATGCCGGAAATGCTGCTTATGTTATCACATCCACTAATACTTTACTCTCGCACCAACAACACAAAAATAAATCGATATTGATGCTTTCCCTGGAGCATATTTTTATCCTGGCATCCACATATCTCAAAAGTTCTTCACCGCCACCCACATCTAACAGACAGCCACATCAATAATTCACATACTGACCATTTTGGTCTCGTCTGCATTAAATGCTAAAAGATTAAGATACAACGGTCTCCTGAAATATCTAATCAATTGTGACAGCTCTTTGAGAATGCATCGCTGTCTGAACATATCCAAATATACCATTATGTACTTTCCAATCGCAGTCATATAGCCTCCATTGCTTAGCAATCTTTTTTCCATGTACTGAACTGCATATCCTTAGGGAgcagtcagatggccatataacatggccgagtgctctCTGAAGGGTCATTGGACTGCACTTAGCCCAATGCGATTTTCTCATGCAGATTCAGCATAAGAAAATCACGGCATCCGATGATCGGATTACACACACCCATACAAGTGTGTGGATATGTGTGAAATATCGGACTACACTTGGATGTCACCCCAGTGCAGTTTGATGTACGCTCATAGAGACAAtgcagaagatggagaaattaccttctccatcttctccacaccggtgctgcgattttctcatgtgacagaattggatcacactcggctcaaactctggtAAAGTTTGAGTCGAGTGTCATTAGGAGAATCGGCCCGACACTTTCGCATGAGAAAGTAGATGCCCGTGTGACCCCGGGGCCTTATCCAGATCTGTTGATATCTGCAATGAGAATCTCCATTGCTGTTACGGTCTTTTGGCAGTGATAGCAGCACATGCAACACCTTCCCAGTTAAGCCTACGCCTTAAAATGTATCTACATTTAACCTTTCTCGCCAAATCTGACATTGCGTGTGGAAGACACTACGGCATGCTGGGTTGTAGAGGCAATGGTACTGCATCCAGATAGAATCATTAATGGATCCTGTACTATAATAAGACCTATGCTTGATGCTCTCTGAACGTTGTACAGATTCACAGAGGGCAATGGCATCTCTCTACAGGTCCAATATCAGACTGGGCAAGAAAACTTATGTAGAGGAACACACATGCAGCTTTGTAGCATC
Encoded here:
- the FAM89A gene encoding protein FAM89A; its protein translation is MSGSHTAVTPLTPCMEGLPPLPKSLSGLLNSSGGSGWRDLERVYAQKSRIQDDLSRGGSSGGSQAQPKPPNLDAALALLRKEMVGLRQLDMSLLCQLYSLYESIQEYKGACQAASSADCTYAMENGYFDEEEEYYQEAGVLHKGVREDSEGNLTLSVPPISNDDWILENI